A single genomic interval of Stieleria maiorica harbors:
- a CDS encoding adenylosuccinate synthase, with amino-acid sequence MSGTCVIGLQWGDEAKGKLVDLLASQFDMVVRYQGGANAGHTVVVGDQVYKLHHIPSGILHRGVRNLITPGVVINPETMIAEMDGLAPRGVDCNENLQISERAHLVMPWHIAEDRQINATALRGESIGTTNRGIGPCYRDKVGRTHAIRMTDLVQSDRDERIRTVAEQKLAILRNMGASEEELESIAADKVIAQATRWANRLEGMIADTTDTLLDAAEQDKRMLFEGAQGALLDIDHGTYPFVTSSNSSGVGVCAGAGVPPRWINTVLGVCKAYSTRVGGGPFVTELEDETGDKIRKLGNEFGTTTGRPRRCGWFDAVAVRYTARLSGVTRLALMMMDVLAHLDELKICVAYELDGQRITRFPGHADQLRRCKPIYETIPGWKQPVDDVRREEDFPEGALAYVRRIEALVGIPVGVLSVGPDRAQTIFTKQSDELNLQPVGA; translated from the coding sequence GTGTCGGGAACTTGCGTCATTGGTTTGCAGTGGGGTGATGAAGCGAAAGGCAAATTGGTTGATTTGCTGGCTTCACAGTTTGATATGGTCGTCCGCTATCAAGGCGGGGCGAACGCCGGGCACACGGTGGTCGTCGGCGATCAGGTCTACAAATTGCACCACATCCCCAGCGGTATTCTGCATCGCGGGGTCAGAAACTTGATCACGCCCGGTGTGGTGATCAATCCCGAAACCATGATCGCCGAGATGGATGGGCTGGCCCCCCGAGGTGTCGATTGCAACGAAAACCTGCAAATCAGCGAGCGGGCGCACCTGGTGATGCCGTGGCACATCGCCGAAGACCGGCAGATCAATGCGACCGCACTGCGCGGCGAGTCGATCGGGACCACCAACCGCGGGATCGGCCCGTGTTATCGCGACAAGGTCGGGCGCACCCATGCGATCCGCATGACCGACTTGGTGCAGAGTGACCGTGACGAGCGGATCCGGACGGTTGCCGAACAGAAACTGGCGATCTTGCGCAACATGGGGGCTTCCGAGGAAGAGCTCGAATCGATTGCCGCGGACAAGGTCATCGCCCAGGCCACGCGGTGGGCGAATCGTTTGGAAGGGATGATCGCCGACACAACCGACACGTTGCTGGATGCCGCCGAGCAGGACAAGCGGATGTTGTTCGAAGGTGCCCAGGGGGCGTTGTTGGACATCGATCACGGCACCTATCCGTTCGTCACCAGCAGCAACAGCAGCGGTGTGGGAGTCTGTGCCGGTGCCGGAGTGCCGCCACGTTGGATCAATACGGTGCTGGGCGTCTGCAAGGCCTACAGCACGCGTGTCGGCGGCGGTCCTTTCGTGACGGAACTGGAAGACGAGACGGGCGACAAGATTCGAAAGCTGGGCAATGAATTCGGAACGACGACGGGCCGCCCGCGGCGTTGTGGTTGGTTCGACGCGGTTGCCGTTCGTTACACGGCGCGATTGAGCGGCGTGACGCGGTTGGCATTGATGATGATGGACGTGCTGGCGCATCTGGACGAGCTGAAGATTTGCGTCGCCTATGAGCTGGACGGCCAGCGGATCACACGTTTTCCCGGGCACGCCGATCAGCTGCGGCGCTGCAAGCCGATTTACGAAACCATTCCGGGATGGAAACAGCCGGTCGATGACGTCCGCCGCGAAGAGGATTTTCCCGAGGGGGCGCTGGCCTATGTGCGCCGGATCGAAGCCCTGGTCGGAATCCCCGTCGGCGTGCTGTCGGTCGGACCGGACCGTGCCCAAACCATTTTCACGAAGCAATCCGACGAGTTGAATTTGCAGCCGGTCGGAGCGTGA
- a CDS encoding isoprenyl transferase, which translates to MHGKVDGAAEPAAGNDRLPDHVAIIMDGNGRWAQSRGLPRIEGHRRGVDSVRMVSETCTELGIEAVTLYCLSSENWKRPKAELDFLMQLLERYLVEERDLIMKQGLRLKVIGRRDRLPASVLEEMDKTIEVSADNPGTQLVLAIDYGGRDEIAMAARSICSDVQAGRLEMDSIDEETISRRLYTAGLPDVDLMIRTGGEMRVSNFLLWQLSYAELWVTQTCWPDFSREEFNAALESFASRDRRFGGLSGQPVQSTFGET; encoded by the coding sequence ATGCACGGCAAGGTCGACGGTGCCGCGGAACCGGCGGCAGGAAACGACCGTTTGCCGGATCATGTGGCGATCATCATGGACGGCAACGGACGCTGGGCCCAGTCGCGCGGCTTGCCGCGAATCGAAGGGCACCGTCGCGGCGTCGACTCGGTCAGGATGGTCAGCGAGACCTGCACAGAACTCGGGATCGAAGCGGTCACCTTGTACTGTCTTTCCAGCGAAAACTGGAAACGCCCCAAGGCGGAGCTCGACTTCCTGATGCAGTTGCTGGAGCGGTACCTGGTTGAGGAACGCGACTTGATCATGAAGCAGGGCTTGCGGCTGAAGGTGATCGGGCGTCGGGATCGATTGCCCGCCAGCGTCTTGGAGGAGATGGACAAGACGATCGAGGTGTCGGCGGACAACCCGGGCACGCAGTTGGTTTTGGCGATCGATTACGGCGGGCGCGATGAGATCGCGATGGCGGCGCGATCGATCTGCAGCGACGTGCAAGCCGGGCGGTTGGAGATGGATTCGATCGACGAGGAAACGATCAGCCGCCGGCTGTACACGGCAGGTTTGCCGGACGTCGATTTGATGATCCGCACGGGAGGCGAAATGCGGGTCAGCAACTTTTTGTTGTGGCAGCTCAGCTATGCCGAACTGTGGGTCACGCAAACGTGCTGGCCGGATTTCAGTCGCGAGGAGTTCAACGCGGCACTGGAGAGTTTTGCTTCCAGGGATCGGCGGTTCGGAGGGCTCTCCGGCCAGCCGGTCCAATCAACGTTCGGTGAGACTTGA
- a CDS encoding PhoH family protein — MTEATLTVSAPDELLQLFGPRDQHLRKLRQLFDVTITHRNGRVRIAGEDEGVSGAMRTLEKLLHQVQKQGAIGGEDVETAAVEEGASVEAKAKLKVSGGEDIAIQHAGRRIRPRTEGQAKYVDAIREFDLTFATGPAGCGKTYLAVATAVEALKAGQIRKIVLVRPAVEAGESLGFLPGDLRAKLNPYLRPLLDALGEMVDYDQARELMEQEVIEVIPLAYMRGRTLNDAFIILDEAQNTTIAQMKMFLTRMGERSKMVVSGDATQLDLPRGVTSGLKDAIRRLHRIKAIGMIRLTGEDIVRHRLVQRIVEAYEETENTGATPRSRRGGVRVIGGDLSGRSGGEETLDR; from the coding sequence ATGACTGAAGCCACATTAACGGTCAGTGCGCCCGACGAGTTGTTGCAGCTTTTCGGCCCGAGAGATCAGCATTTACGAAAGCTGCGGCAGTTGTTCGATGTCACGATCACGCATCGAAACGGTCGCGTGAGGATCGCGGGCGAGGACGAAGGCGTCTCCGGGGCGATGCGGACGCTGGAAAAGCTGTTGCACCAAGTCCAAAAACAGGGGGCGATCGGCGGCGAGGACGTCGAAACGGCGGCGGTCGAGGAGGGGGCCAGCGTGGAGGCGAAGGCCAAATTGAAGGTGTCCGGCGGGGAGGACATCGCCATTCAGCACGCCGGACGACGCATCCGCCCGCGGACCGAGGGGCAGGCGAAGTACGTCGATGCGATCCGCGAGTTCGATTTGACGTTTGCGACCGGGCCGGCCGGCTGCGGAAAAACGTATTTGGCAGTGGCGACGGCCGTCGAGGCTCTCAAGGCGGGCCAGATTCGCAAGATCGTGCTCGTCCGGCCCGCCGTCGAAGCCGGCGAGAGTCTGGGGTTTCTGCCCGGCGATTTACGCGCGAAACTGAACCCTTATCTGCGCCCATTGTTGGACGCGCTCGGTGAAATGGTTGACTATGACCAGGCGCGTGAGTTAATGGAGCAGGAGGTCATTGAAGTGATTCCATTGGCATACATGCGTGGGCGGACGCTCAACGATGCCTTCATCATTTTGGATGAAGCGCAAAACACGACGATCGCCCAGATGAAAATGTTTCTCACGCGGATGGGGGAACGCAGCAAGATGGTGGTCAGCGGCGACGCGACGCAGCTGGACCTGCCCCGCGGGGTGACCAGCGGACTGAAAGACGCGATCCGTCGACTGCATCGGATCAAGGCGATCGGCATGATTCGATTGACCGGCGAGGACATCGTGCGGCACCGCTTGGTGCAACGAATCGTCGAGGCCTATGAAGAGACCGAGAACACCGGCGCCACGCCACGTTCGCGGCGCGGGGGCGTCCGTGTGATCGGGGGGGATTTGTCGGGGCGAAGCGGTGGCGAGGAAACATTGGATCGATAG
- a CDS encoding phosphatidate cytidylyltransferase: protein MLRDRLRTSAILIAVVLALLSLDYFVRVPGADGVWLLPLLLFFAIGTAWEIAVMSRAGTQPIRLGVAVVGATLVASSAAVPFLWAVGGSVYPQDCPVGRLGWVVLAVAAAIFLSLIAEMRDYGTSAETSAGAAPGQAVRRTSMAVFVSVYVGVPMAMLIALRGLHAETTAGRFGLAALITTILVTKVADAGAYFSGRALGRHKLIPRLSPGKTVEGAIGGILASTVVAYLALAFLFPELLETSASQAGAGAAGGSADVTTATSETVVKTGLSALLAKPWIGALVLGPVLAVCGMLGDLAESLFKRDLGVKDSGNLLPGLGGVWDVTDSLVASSVPAFFCFATGVGGP from the coding sequence ATGTTGCGTGATCGTTTGAGAACCAGCGCGATCTTGATTGCCGTCGTTCTCGCCTTGTTGTCGCTCGACTATTTCGTCCGTGTTCCCGGAGCCGATGGCGTTTGGTTGCTGCCGTTGTTGCTGTTCTTTGCGATCGGCACGGCGTGGGAAATCGCGGTGATGTCGCGCGCCGGCACCCAACCGATTCGGTTGGGTGTGGCGGTGGTCGGCGCCACCTTGGTCGCTTCGTCCGCGGCGGTCCCGTTTCTGTGGGCGGTCGGTGGCAGTGTTTATCCGCAAGACTGTCCCGTCGGCCGATTGGGCTGGGTCGTGTTGGCCGTGGCCGCGGCGATTTTTTTGAGTTTGATTGCCGAGATGCGAGATTACGGAACATCGGCCGAAACTTCAGCGGGGGCGGCGCCGGGGCAAGCCGTGCGGCGAACCTCGATGGCAGTGTTCGTCTCGGTGTATGTCGGAGTGCCGATGGCGATGCTGATCGCGCTTCGCGGGCTGCACGCCGAAACGACCGCCGGGCGGTTCGGACTGGCCGCACTGATCACGACGATCCTGGTCACCAAAGTGGCCGACGCGGGGGCGTATTTTTCGGGCCGGGCACTCGGCCGACACAAATTGATCCCGCGGCTGTCGCCGGGGAAAACCGTCGAAGGCGCGATCGGCGGCATTTTGGCGTCCACGGTGGTCGCCTATTTGGCGCTGGCGTTCCTGTTTCCGGAATTGTTGGAAACCTCCGCATCACAGGCCGGTGCGGGGGCCGCCGGCGGATCGGCAGACGTTACGACGGCGACGAGTGAAACGGTCGTCAAAACTGGATTATCCGCACTTTTGGCGAAACCTTGGATCGGAGCACTCGTGCTGGGGCCGGTGCTGGCGGTCTGCGGCATGCTCGGCGACTTGGCCGAATCCTTGTTTAAGCGGGATTTGGGGGTCAAGGACAGCGGCAACCTGCTCCCCGGGTTGGGGGGTGTTTGGGACGTCACGGACTCCCTGGTCGCCTCCAGTGTGCCGGCATTTTTCTGCTTCGCCACGGGAGTTGGTGGCCCATAA